One Williamsia phyllosphaerae DNA segment encodes these proteins:
- a CDS encoding thiol-disulfide oxidoreductase DCC family protein, whose product MSGILFFDGDCGMCTRAKNLLLRMNRTGAVRTEPMQRPGTAERVGAPAETFMDSIWWLDDDGTVYSAAHAANAAVAAAVGTQIPLALYRLPGVHQVQELAYRWVAGHRQYFPGTTPHCTSAPGDCAR is encoded by the coding sequence ATGTCCGGAATTCTGTTCTTCGACGGCGACTGCGGAATGTGCACCCGCGCCAAGAATCTGCTGCTGCGGATGAACCGCACGGGTGCGGTCCGTACCGAACCCATGCAGCGCCCCGGCACCGCGGAGCGCGTGGGCGCCCCGGCGGAGACGTTCATGGACTCGATCTGGTGGCTCGACGACGACGGCACCGTCTACTCCGCGGCACACGCGGCCAACGCCGCCGTCGCGGCCGCGGTCGGAACCCAGATCCCGTTGGCGCTGTACCGACTCCCCGGTGTCCACCAGGTCCAGGAACTCGCCTACCGCTGGGTCGCAGGCCACCGGCAGTACTTCCCCGGTACCACTCCGCACTGCACCTCGGCCCCGGGTGACTGTGCGCGCTGA